TCGGGTATGTCACGTTTCACGAACAGCCCTCCTGACGAGTGGGACTACCTGATGCGTAACTTGGTAGAAGGATCATTGACTTTAGCGCATCTATATAAATAGGTGATTGCTGTTCCGTTGTCAACAACCCTCGATGATCACCGCTATTCCAGTCCCCTCCCTTCGGCTCTACACTGTCCTCGCCTGCGGGTGAATCATCTGCGGGCAGGGGCAGTTCGCGTGAGACCGGCGCGGCTCCGACGGGAGCGACGCCGGGGAGTGAGGATTGAGATGAAGATCGCCATCGGCGAGTTTTCCCATGAGACCAACACGTTCCGCGCCGGTACGACGCCGGTTGAGGCGTTCAGGAACCGTCACTGGCTGAGCGGCAACGAGGTCATCAGCGGCCACCGCGGCGTCCGCGACAGCATCGGCGGGATGCTTGCCGCCGCCGAGCGGCTGGGCATCGAGGTCGTGCCGACCTTCTCGACCACGACTGAGCCATCCGCCACAATCGCGCGCGCCGCCTACGACGAAATCCGCGACCTGCTGATCGACGGCATCCGCGCGGCCGGCGAGGTCGACGCGCTCTGCCTGGCGCTGCACGGCGCTGGCGTCGCCGAGGGCATCGACGATCTGGAGGGCACGCTGCTGGGCGAGATTCGCGAGGTCGTCGGGCCAGACCTGCCGATCCTCGTCACGCTGGACCTGCACGGCAACCAGACGCCGGAGATGGTCGAGCACGCCTCGGTGCTGTTGAACTGCCACCTCTACCCGCACACCGATATGTACGAGCGCGGCATCGAGGCGGTCGAGCTGGCCCAGCAGATCGTCGAGGGTTCGCTCAAGCCGGTCATGCACATGGTCACGCTGCCGATGACGATCCCGCCGTCGACGACGATGCTCGGCACCGCCAAGGCGATCAACGAGCTGTGCTGGGAGTGGGAATCCGGACCCGGCGTCGTCGATGTCTCGTTCGTCCACGGCTTCCCGCACACCGACGTGCCATTGATCAACGTCACCGTCGTCGCGACGACGAACGACGACCCGGCGCTGGCCAAGCGCGCGGCAACGACCGTCGCCCAGGCGATCTGGGATCGGCGCGATGAGTTCCTGGCTCCGCTGCCGGACGCCGAGGAGGCGGTCGCGCAGGCCATCGCCAGCGACAAGCGACCGGTCATCGTTGCCGAAGTGTCGGACAACCCCGGTGGTGGCGCTCCTGGCGATGGCACCCGCCTGCTGCGGGCGCTGCTGGCAGCCAACCCGGAGCGCGCCGCCTTCGGCTTCATCGCCGACCCGGATGTCGCCCGCCAGGCCCACGAGGCCGGCGTCGGCGCGGAGATCGACATCAGCCTGGGTGCCAAGTCGGACGACCTGCACGGCACGCCGATCGAGACCCGCGCCTATGTCAAGGCCCTCACCGATGGCCGCTTCATCTACAGCACGCCGATGGGTGCTGGGCGGCAGGGTGATCTCGGGCTGATGGCACGGCTGGTGATCGGCAATGTCGATGTCCTCGTCTCAACTATCCGCACACAGACGCTGGATTCCGAGGTGTTCCTGCTGCACGGCATCGATGTCCGGCGCTACGACATCGTCGCGCTGAAATCACAGCAGCACTTCCGGGCAGGGTTCGTCGATATCGCCGGCGAGATCATCCGCAGCGACACGACTGGCTCGA
This region of Thermomicrobiales bacterium genomic DNA includes:
- a CDS encoding M81 family metallopeptidase, encoding MRIEMKIAIGEFSHETNTFRAGTTPVEAFRNRHWLSGNEVISGHRGVRDSIGGMLAAAERLGIEVVPTFSTTTEPSATIARAAYDEIRDLLIDGIRAAGEVDALCLALHGAGVAEGIDDLEGTLLGEIREVVGPDLPILVTLDLHGNQTPEMVEHASVLLNCHLYPHTDMYERGIEAVELAQQIVEGSLKPVMHMVTLPMTIPPSTTMLGTAKAINELCWEWESGPGVVDVSFVHGFPHTDVPLINVTVVATTNDDPALAKRAATTVAQAIWDRRDEFLAPLPDAEEAVAQAIASDKRPVIVAEVSDNPGGGAPGDGTRLLRALLAANPERAAFGFIADPDVARQAHEAGVGAEIDISLGAKSDDLHGTPIETRAYVKALTDGRFIYSTPMGAGRQGDLGLMARLVIGNVDVLVSTIRTQTLDSEVFLLHGIDVRRYDIVALKSQQHFRAGFVDIAGEIIRSDTTGSTSSNLEALPFQRVARPIWPLDRDVTWDGAN